A window of Macrotis lagotis isolate mMagLag1 chromosome X, bilby.v1.9.chrom.fasta, whole genome shotgun sequence contains these coding sequences:
- the TM6SF2 gene encoding transmembrane 6 superfamily member 2, with product MEPPALSGGVFAFSLTAFPVCYTLNYLSELSHPLGMAILTVMILALLFVAIFSLAQGKISHDPLFVVFTIFSFTSLIDLFIALQEDGFVIDFMEFYAREREPYLRTSYGIFSCYWNGIVHYLLCLTMTGAIATRKRYRSLGLYWLGSLVMSIMVFVTGNILGKYSSELQLSFLLNIPYMLIPCWVGLHLFSQDKGPTGYTAKMIAEEHKKGLLQRPWDIALLIYLFLAGLFTIFRGLVVLECSTDSCFTYVYQYEPYLRDPVAYPKIQMLVFLFYALPFFILAAYSLLRPGCSWIPDWALVFAGAMGQAQFSHIGASMHPHTPYTYRTPEDVLSFLFILNLLYAVGTHLLAYRCLRWPAFFLCPPTLSQEEENKKDC from the exons TCCCTTGGGTATGGCTATCCTGACTGTGATGATCCTGGCTCTGCTGTTTGTAGCCATCTTCAGTCTGGCCCAGGGAAAGATCTCCCATGATCCACTTTTTGTTG TGTTTACTATCTTTTCCTTCACCTCCCTCATCGACTTGTTCATTGCCCTTCAGGAGGATGGCTTTGTGATAGACTTCATGGAATTCTATGCTCGGGAG AGGGAACCATACCTGCGTACATCCTATGGAATTTTTAGCTGCTATTGGAATGGCATTGTCCATTATCTGCTCTGCCTCACTATGACAGGGGCCATTGCTACAAG GAAGAGATATAGAAGCCTCGGGCTCTACTGGCTGGGATCACTGGTCATGAGCATCATGGTTTTTGTCACAGGAAACATCCTTG GCAAGTACAGCTCAGAGCTTCAATTATCCTTCTTACTTAATATTCCCTACATGTTAATCCCATGCTGGGTTGGCCTACACCTCTTCAGTCAGGACAAGGGCCCAACAGGCTACACAGCCAAAATG ATCGCAGAAGAGCATAAGAAGGGGCTGCTCCAGAGGCCCTGGGACATTGCTCTGTTAATCTATCTGTTCCTGGCAGGATTATTCACCATTTTCCGCGGCCTG GTGGTCCTAGAGTGTTCCACAGATTCCTGTTTCACCTATGTGTATCAGTATGAGCCATACCTTCGAGACCCTGTGGCCTATCCCAAGATCCAG ATGTTGGTGTTCCTGTTCTATGCCTTGCCTTTTTTCATCCTGGCTGCTTATAGTCTCCTGAGGCCTGGTTGTTCCTGGATCCCAGACTGGGCCCTGGTGTTTGCAGGGGCCATGGGCCAG GCCCAGTTCTCTCACATTGGTGCCTCAATGCATCCTCACACCCCCTACACCTATCGAACCCCTGAAGATGTCTTGTCCTTCCTCTTTATCCTCAACCTTCTCTATGCTGTGGGAACTCACCTCCTGGCCTACCGTTGCCTCCGATGGCCAGCCTTCTTCCTCTGCCCTCCTACTCTCAGCCAGGAGGAAGAGAACAAGAAAGATTGCTGA